In Niveispirillum cyanobacteriorum, the following proteins share a genomic window:
- a CDS encoding ArsR/SmtB family transcription factor: MTLPVKTDAAAALLKAMGNERRLCILLHLAHGEKSVGEMEALVGLSQSALSQHLAILRQEGLVRTRRQAQTIFYTLKGDAPMEVLSLMRRLFPSRP, encoded by the coding sequence ATGACACTGCCTGTCAAGACCGACGCCGCTGCTGCCCTGCTGAAGGCTATGGGCAATGAACGACGTTTGTGCATCCTTCTTCATTTGGCCCATGGCGAGAAATCGGTGGGCGAGATGGAGGCACTTGTCGGCCTCTCGCAGTCCGCCCTATCCCAGCATTTGGCCATCCTGCGTCAGGAAGGGTTGGTCCGCACCCGTCGGCAGGCACAGACCATTTTCTATACCCTGAAAGGCGACGCCCCGATGGAGGTTCTGTCGCTGATGCGCCGCCTTTTTCCGTCGCGCCCTTAA
- a CDS encoding sulfurtransferase TusA family protein codes for MDAAIQADVTLDCSGLKCPMPVLRAAKALRGMIAGQVLSVTATDKAAPKDFQTFCAEGGHALLSTDVLGDTPQGQLVRFIIRRGG; via the coding sequence ATGGATGCCGCCATCCAGGCCGATGTCACGCTGGATTGTTCGGGCCTGAAATGCCCGATGCCGGTGCTGCGCGCGGCCAAGGCGCTGCGGGGCATGATTGCCGGTCAGGTCCTGTCCGTGACGGCAACCGACAAGGCAGCGCCCAAGGATTTTCAGACCTTCTGTGCCGAAGGCGGCCATGCGCTGCTTTCGACCGATGTCCTGGGTGACACGCCCCAGGGGCAGTTGGTACGCTTTATTATCAGGCGGGGCGGATGA
- a CDS encoding histone deacetylase family protein produces MNTLLFSHPDCLDHDTGYGHPECADRLRVVLSALEDEAFMFLDRRDAPLATRDQLERVHPPGHVTALLDAIPADGHGSIDADTVLSPGTGKAALRAAGAVVAAVDAVCGGEARNAFCAVRPPGHHAEPDQAMGFCLFNNVAVGAAHARAHHRVRRVAIIDFDVHHGNGTQTFCEQDADLFYGSTHQWPLYPGTGSVKERGAFGNIVNACLPPMAGSPEFRHAIQSTLIPALDAFKPDLVMISAGFDAHMRDPVGGLDLTEDDFVWVTQKLIEVADRHAKGRIVSVLEGGYDLRALANSTAAHVKTLMVA; encoded by the coding sequence ATGAACACGTTGCTTTTCTCCCATCCTGATTGCCTGGACCATGATACGGGCTATGGCCATCCCGAATGCGCCGATCGGCTGCGTGTCGTGCTGTCGGCGCTGGAGGATGAGGCCTTCATGTTCCTGGACCGGCGCGACGCCCCGCTGGCCACGCGGGACCAACTGGAGCGGGTGCATCCGCCCGGTCATGTCACGGCCCTTCTGGACGCCATTCCGGCCGATGGTCATGGCAGCATCGATGCCGATACGGTCCTGTCACCGGGCACTGGCAAGGCCGCCCTGCGCGCCGCCGGGGCCGTGGTCGCCGCCGTGGATGCCGTATGCGGCGGGGAGGCGCGCAATGCCTTCTGTGCGGTGCGTCCGCCCGGGCACCATGCCGAACCCGATCAAGCCATGGGTTTCTGCCTGTTCAATAATGTTGCGGTTGGGGCGGCCCATGCCCGCGCCCATCACCGCGTTCGCCGCGTCGCCATCATCGATTTCGATGTGCATCATGGCAATGGAACCCAGACCTTCTGTGAACAGGATGCCGACCTTTTCTATGGCTCCACCCACCAATGGCCGCTTTATCCCGGCACCGGATCGGTGAAGGAGAGGGGGGCATTCGGCAATATCGTCAATGCCTGCCTGCCGCCCATGGCCGGCAGCCCGGAATTCCGCCACGCCATCCAATCCACACTGATCCCGGCCCTGGATGCGTTCAAACCCGATCTGGTGATGATCTCCGCTGGGTTCGATGCGCATATGCGCGATCCCGTGGGCGGGCTGGACCTGACGGAGGATGACTTCGTCTGGGTCACGCAAAAGCTGATCGAAGTGGCGGATCGTCACGCCAAGGGCCGGATCGTCTCCGTTCTGGAAGGCGGTTACGACCTGCGCGCGCTTGCCAACAGCACCGCAGCGCATGTGAAGACATTGATGGTCGCCTGA